The DNA sequence TTCGGACATTTTGGCTTTCCAAAATTAGGACTTATAGGTGCTGCTATTTCTTCTGTTTTATCATACTTCTTAGCATCACTTATTGGACTTTTCATACTTTTCAAGAAAACAAATATAGTAAAGGGATTATCATTAAAACCTGAACTTGATAAACAGTTAACACTCAATATATACAAATTAGGCTTGCCATCTTCATTTGAATCAGTCTTCTGGCAGGTAGCTGCGATAATACTAACAAGGATGGTCCTAAAATACGGTGAAACAAGCCTTGCAGCATATCAGGTTGGGCTCCAAGCAGAATCAATCTCATATATGCCTGCAATTGGATTTGGAATAGCTGCAACTTCATTTATTGGACAGGCAGTAGGTGCAAAGGATTTTAAGTCGTCAAAAATTTACCTCAAAGAAATATTGAAGGGCTCCATTCTTATAACAAGTTTTACAACTGCTTTACTTGTATTTTTCCCAAATAAAATAATGATGATGCTGACGAACAGACCTGAAGTTATAAAAATAGGTGCACTTTATCTATTCATTATGGGACTTGTTCAAATACCTCAAAACACTGCCATGGTTTTCACTGGTGCACTTAGGGGTGCAGGATTTACTCAAATCCCTATGTATGTTGCATTTGTCGGACTTTGGGGTATTAGAGTCCCTGGTGTAATTCTAATCTCAAGCTTTTTTAAGCTTCCAATAGTTTATATTTGGATTGTCATGGCATTCGATTTAGTGATAAGATTTTTATTGAGTATGATTTTATATAAATACAAAAAAATTTCAAATGACAAAAGTTAATTTTAATTAATAAAAAACTTTTAATTTATTTTAAGCTGGATTATAATAATATTGAAAATAAATAGCGAGGTGACCAAAATGGGTGTTTTATCACATTTAGAACCAAAGGACGTTTTTTACTACTTTGAAGAAATAACAAAGATTCCACACGGTTCAGGCAATGAAAAAGCTATAAGCGATTGGCTTGTGAAATTTGCAAATGAACACAATCTTGAAGTTATTCAAGACAAAGCAAATAACATCATAATCAAAAAGAGTGGAACTCAAGGATACGAAAATGCTCCAACAGTTATACTACAAGGCCATATGGACATGGTTTGTGAAAAAAACAAGGACACATCACATGATTTTGAAAAAGACCCACTAAAGCTTAGAATCGAAGGAGATTACATATATGCTACAGGAACAACTCTTGGTGCAGACAATGGTATAGCTATGGCATATGCCCTTGCAATACTTGCATCAAAGGATATTCCACACCCACCGCTTGAAGTTCTTCTTACAGTTGAAGAAGAAACGGGTATGGGTGGAGCAATGGCTATCGATGGTTCACTTTTAAATGGTAAAATAATGATAAACATGGACTCTGAAGAAGAAGGAAAGCTACTTGTAAGTTGCGCCGGTGGTGTTAGAACAAGACACCTTTTAAACATCGAATGGATGGATGCACCTTCAAACCTTGTTCCATACGTTATTGCAATAAGAGGTCTAAAGGGTGGTCACTCAGGTATGGAAATTGACAAGGGAAGAGGAAACTCAAACAAAATAATGGGAAGAATACTTAATGACCTTTCAAACAGCTTCGACTTTGAAATCGCTGAAATAAACGGCGGCTCAAAGATGAATGCAATCCCAAGAGAATGCGACGCAGTTGTGTTAATCAACGAAGAAGATAAAACAAACTTTGAAGCAAAAATAAAGGAATGGGATGAAATTCTAAAAAATGAACTTAGGGCTTCAGATGCTGGAGTTTCTGTTCTATTCAGCAAATTAGAAAACAAAATCCAAAAGGTATTTTCAAAAGAAACTAAGGAAAAGGCAATAGCAGCACTTGTTTTAATTCCAAATGGAATAAAAACAATGTCAATGCATATAAAGGACCTTGTTGAAAGTTCAACAAACCTTGGCGTTGTTGCAACAGAAGGCGATACAATAAGATTTGAAAGCGCCCTTAGAAGTTCAGTAAGAAGCTTAAAATACGCTATACTTAACGAAGCTGAAATGGTTGCAAAGGTTCTTGGATTACAGCTAATCGCAGATTCTGATTACCCAGAATGGCAATACAACCCAGATAGCAAAATTAGAGACGTAATGATAGAAATATATAAAGACATGTTTGGAAGTGAACCAGAAATTTATGCAATTCACGCAGGCGTTGAATGCGGTCTTCTTGGAGAAAAACTTGGCGGTGCTGACATGATATCCTTTGGACCAAATCTATTTGATGTCCACACTCCAGATGAACACATGAGCATCTCATCTGTTCAAAGAATGTGGAATTACCTATTAAAGGTCCTTGCTGCCGTTAAGTGACATTCACTTGATTTCTTGACTTCTTGAGTTGTTTGACAATTCAAAAATCAAGTGAACGATTTAAATTACAGACTTCATATATATCCGGGCTGCCTTAAACTTAGGCAGCCCGGAATTTTATATACATTACCGTCTATATAAACTTTATATGTTTTCTATTTCTTCATCTTTTTCTTGAGTTTTAAGAGATAAAATATGATAGGATACAAAAATTGCTACTATGATTAAAACAATTTGCAGAAAAACATGTTTCACAATAAAAATATAAGAGTAAATAATTGATGACCAGAGTATAAGAATACCTATAACCTTTACCCTTCTAGGTATCACTTTTTTCTCCTGATAATTTTTTATATATTCCCCAAGATATTTATTGTTAATCAGCCATGTATATAGTTTATCTGAAGTTCTTAAAAAAATAGCAGCTGCTAATAGTAAAAATGGAGTTGTCGGAAGTATTGGTAAAAAAATTCCTATGAAACCTAAAACCACAAAAATCAAGCCAAATGAAATACCTAAAAATTTCTTAACCCTGTTAATCATCTATACCTCCAATATAATCATTAATTTCATAATCTAACCTCTGTCTTTTATAAAATTAGCCACACTTCTATCCCACATAGCTTCTCCTTCCTTTGTAAAGAAGCAACCTGGAATTTCGCCTTTATCCCTGTGGTATGCAACGCATTCACAACATTTCCCTCTCCTTAAGCAAGCCGTATATGTGCAAGTGCATCCTTTAATATTTTTTTCAACGCAGCTCATGTTTATTCTCCCCTCATATAGATTAATTTAATTATGTATATTATATTAAATTTTTGGAAATGATGAAATACCTTTAATGCACTTAAATAATACTTTACTATATTTACATAACAAAAAAACTATCATATAATTTATTAGATGATAAATGGCAGGTGACTACAGTAAATTTTTTATAGTTAACTTTAGGGGGGAGAGATATGTTCTTCGTTGGAATATTAGGAGTTGAAACAAAGGAAGAAGTTATTAAGGACATATATAATACAATCTGCAAATCGTGTGGAAGAATATCAACTTATAGACTTATGTGTCAGTATAATTTTTTTCACTTATTCTTTATACCAATATATAAATGGAATAAAAAGTATTATCTTGTTTCGCGTTGTTGCGATGCTGTCTTTGAAATTTCAGAAGAATATGCTTCAAGGCTTCAAAAAGAAAAAGATTCAGTAATTGATGATTCAAAACTTAATGAAGTCAAATATGGATACAACAGGTTCTTATGTCCGAATTGTAAATCTGTATTATATGACGACTTCAACTATTGTCCACACTGCGGAGCTAGACTTAAATAATTTGTATCCCCTATTAATAATCTGACATATATTAATGTTAGAAGGGGGGAACGTCTATGGTATTTTTAGGTATTGGACTATTCATAATCATCATCATTGCCTATTACTATATCAATAAAGAATATGCCAAAAAACTTACACTTGAGTTTATGTTCTACGTTGAAAAAAAGGCCGAGGAATTAGCAATAAATGAAGGCAAGCAAAAATTTGAATGGGTAGTTTCGCAATACGATAAACTGCCTGTTTTCATTAAACTAATTATCAGTAAAGATAAATTTAGAGAGATTATACAGCAATTGTTTGATGAAGCTGTTTCAAAAATGAGCTCAAACTAGCCAATTTTATATAAACAAATCTCCAGGCATATGTTGCTTGGAGATTTGTTTATAATGTCATAAATTAGGTATTGCATTTTATAAATAATCATTATATAATATATATTGTCTTAGGGGTATAGCTCAATTGGTAGAGTAGCGGTCTCCAAAACCGTTGGTTGGGGGTTCGAGTCCCTCTGCCCCTGCCACTTTTAAAAATAAAAACGGACTAAAAACGGACTAAATTAAGCTCTGGAATTTTCCAGAGCTTTTTAATATTTATTTAGTTTATAGGCCTTTAAAGTATCCAAAACTTCTTGTATAGATTTACCGCTGCTAATCTCTATTGCCGCAACTATCGCACCTTCTACTAAGGGAGCATCAACAATATGAATTTTACTTCTTTTATATTCTTCCATATTTTCAATTGCAACTTCAGCTGTCATTACGCTGCTTCCCAAATCAAATAATATTATTACGCCATCATCCGAGTAGACACTTTCAATAGCACAGATAATTTTCTCAAGACTGCTGCCCAACCTACCATCGACAGTTCCACCCGCAAAAGAAACCGGGACATCCTGTGCCATTTCGCGGGTTAACTCTGCTGCCCCTTCAGCTAATTTTTCACTATGGGAAATAATCGCCAAACCTATCATATTATTTTCCCTCTAAAATATTTTTTACTTCTTCATATATGCAGTCTAATATAATATAACTTGAAGTAGCACCAGCATCCTGATGTCCAATGCTTCTTTCTCCCAAATAACTAGCCCTACCCTTTGTAGCTGCAATTTCCTTTGTAAAATGCATCCCACTAAGTGCGGCATTCTTAGCCCTTTCAAGTGCTGAAATAGCACCAAATCCTTCATCTATAGCATTCTTAAGTTCATTTAAAGCAGGCTCAATTGCATCTACCATAGTCTTTTCACCTACAGTTGCTTTTCCCCTTAGTTTTATTCCCGAAAGCGCTTCATATAACATTTTATAAAAGTCGTTTATATCTATTTCTGTTTTTCCTATCATAGCCTGTCCAGACTTCATAAATGCTGTCCCATAAAGCGGGCCTGAAGCACCTCCTACATTTGAGACCAGCGCCATACCAACTATTTTCATTGTTTCTCCTATATCCTTTACTTGAGTATTCCTTAGTTTTTCAACTGCTGCTCTAAAACCCTTGCTCAAATTTATTCCATGATCGCCATCTCCAATCGCAGCATCGAGTTCAGTTAAATACTGTTTGTTTTCTTCAATTTTATCTCCAATTTTATAAATAATTCTTAAGGTTTGTTCTACATTGAGGCTCATACCTTGTCACCTTCTTGTTTTTTATAAAACTTTAAGTGCTGGTGTATCAGCCTTAGCATCTAAAAGTTCCTTTAGTTCATCATCAAGTTTTAATATAGAAATCGAAAATCCTGCCATCTCGAGTGAAGTCATAAATTCACCAACAAATGTTCTATATACTCTAACTCCTCTTGTTTTCAAAATCTCATCTACTTTTCTATTTGCAATAAAAAGTTCCATAAGAGGAGTTGCACCAAGACCGTTTATCATTACTGCGACATCATC is a window from the Caloramator mitchellensis genome containing:
- a CDS encoding DUF6485 family protein translates to MSCVEKNIKGCTCTYTACLRRGKCCECVAYHRDKGEIPGCFFTKEGEAMWDRSVANFIKDRG
- the dhaL gene encoding dihydroxyacetone kinase subunit DhaL, encoding MSLNVEQTLRIIYKIGDKIEENKQYLTELDAAIGDGDHGINLSKGFRAAVEKLRNTQVKDIGETMKIVGMALVSNVGGASGPLYGTAFMKSGQAMIGKTEIDINDFYKMLYEALSGIKLRGKATVGEKTMVDAIEPALNELKNAIDEGFGAISALERAKNAALSGMHFTKEIAATKGRASYLGERSIGHQDAGATSSYIILDCIYEEVKNILEGK
- a CDS encoding zinc ribbon domain-containing protein codes for the protein MFFVGILGVETKEEVIKDIYNTICKSCGRISTYRLMCQYNFFHLFFIPIYKWNKKYYLVSRCCDAVFEISEEYASRLQKEKDSVIDDSKLNEVKYGYNRFLCPNCKSVLYDDFNYCPHCGARLK
- the dhaM gene encoding dihydroxyacetone kinase phosphoryl donor subunit DhaM; amino-acid sequence: MIGLAIISHSEKLAEGAAELTREMAQDVPVSFAGGTVDGRLGSSLEKIICAIESVYSDDGVIILFDLGSSVMTAEVAIENMEEYKRSKIHIVDAPLVEGAIVAAIEISSGKSIQEVLDTLKAYKLNKY
- a CDS encoding MATE family efflux transporter, with amino-acid sequence MNDIKNIRKKIISMILPITFENILQMTAGLITMAMIGRIDEVSISAIGLSSRIYNLIWALFKGVATGVTVIIAQSFGAKDFEKLRKSVKQAFITSIFFVLMFQIIILLNSKPLLMIFNPKDNLLSHANLYLRITTLSLPFMVIILLIAGIMQGMGNAKTPMYVTLSMNAFNIIFGYILIFGHFGFPKLGLIGAAISSVLSYFLASLIGLFILFKKTNIVKGLSLKPELDKQLTLNIYKLGLPSSFESVFWQVAAIILTRMVLKYGETSLAAYQVGLQAESISYMPAIGFGIAATSFIGQAVGAKDFKSSKIYLKEILKGSILITSFTTALLVFFPNKIMMMLTNRPEVIKIGALYLFIMGLVQIPQNTAMVFTGALRGAGFTQIPMYVAFVGLWGIRVPGVILISSFFKLPIVYIWIVMAFDLVIRFLLSMILYKYKKISNDKS
- a CDS encoding YbaN family protein, with translation MINRVKKFLGISFGLIFVVLGFIGIFLPILPTTPFLLLAAAIFLRTSDKLYTWLINNKYLGEYIKNYQEKKVIPRRVKVIGILILWSSIIYSYIFIVKHVFLQIVLIIVAIFVSYHILSLKTQEKDEEIENI
- a CDS encoding aminoacyl-histidine dipeptidase — protein: MGVLSHLEPKDVFYYFEEITKIPHGSGNEKAISDWLVKFANEHNLEVIQDKANNIIIKKSGTQGYENAPTVILQGHMDMVCEKNKDTSHDFEKDPLKLRIEGDYIYATGTTLGADNGIAMAYALAILASKDIPHPPLEVLLTVEEETGMGGAMAIDGSLLNGKIMINMDSEEEGKLLVSCAGGVRTRHLLNIEWMDAPSNLVPYVIAIRGLKGGHSGMEIDKGRGNSNKIMGRILNDLSNSFDFEIAEINGGSKMNAIPRECDAVVLINEEDKTNFEAKIKEWDEILKNELRASDAGVSVLFSKLENKIQKVFSKETKEKAIAALVLIPNGIKTMSMHIKDLVESSTNLGVVATEGDTIRFESALRSSVRSLKYAILNEAEMVAKVLGLQLIADSDYPEWQYNPDSKIRDVMIEIYKDMFGSEPEIYAIHAGVECGLLGEKLGGADMISFGPNLFDVHTPDEHMSISSVQRMWNYLLKVLAAVK